One Candidatus Dependentiae bacterium DNA segment encodes these proteins:
- a CDS encoding GIY-YIG nuclease family protein: MHTYFVYILCSERNGTLYIGVTNNIKRRIDEHKRGDGSCFTSKYNVNKLVYAEEYQYVYDAIEREKQLKHSTRIAKIHLIEQSNPAWQDLYYKLF; the protein is encoded by the coding sequence ATGCATACATATTTTGTTTATATTCTATGTTCCGAACGGAATGGAACTCTTTATATTGGTGTTACCAATAACATTAAACGGCGTATTGATGAACATAAAAGGGGTGACGGATCTTGTTTTACAAGTAAATATAATGTTAATAAATTGGTATATGCAGAAGAATATCAATATGTATATGATGCTATAGAAAGAGAAAAACAACTAAAACATTCCACTCGAATAGCAAAAATACATTTAATTGAACAATCAAATCCTGCATGGCAAGATTTATACTATAAATTATTTTAA
- the dnaA gene encoding chromosomal replication initiator protein DnaA — MITGVWEEFLDIVRQEAGSRVVETWFRAVQLQNWDAQAKTAYLQAPNVFVRNWLASNYTKLIQTHLARLLHIDELKVQILVSGAKEEAGQKEGRVALVPTRPLTRVEQETGNTLPGLAPNRNNGYLNKQYVFENFVVGSSNSLAYAAAQAVAEKPGSVYNPLFIYGQSGLGKTHLMHAIGNGIKKTNPKAAVLYQTADRFVNEFINAIRFDKIHRFKAKYQNIDVLLIDDVQFISNKDQTQEAFFHIFNTLYESHKQIIFSSDVVPQSMQGIPERLRSRMAWGLVVDIHAPKLETKIAILKRKAHASNEMITDDVAHFIAETVDSNIRELEGALIRVIAFSALTKQPINLVLAQKVLQRTQTVQQQAIDFHAIVTIIKRHFPYNLQHLQSKNRNKDIAHIRQITMFLMKKYTDRSLRDIGTFLGGRDHSTVMHAFNKIEQAIKQDEIFAQQIRTIERELVQ, encoded by the coding sequence GTGATAACAGGTGTTTGGGAAGAATTTTTAGATATTGTTCGGCAAGAGGCGGGCAGCCGTGTTGTGGAAACATGGTTTCGTGCGGTGCAGCTCCAAAATTGGGATGCACAAGCAAAGACAGCTTATTTACAAGCACCCAATGTTTTTGTGCGCAATTGGCTGGCGAGCAATTATACTAAACTGATTCAGACTCATTTAGCTCGTTTATTGCATATTGATGAATTGAAGGTGCAGATTTTAGTAAGTGGTGCAAAAGAAGAAGCAGGGCAAAAAGAGGGAAGGGTAGCATTAGTTCCGACGAGACCTTTAACTCGTGTTGAACAGGAAACGGGCAATACATTGCCTGGACTGGCACCTAACAGAAATAATGGTTATTTGAACAAGCAATATGTTTTTGAAAATTTTGTGGTCGGATCAAGTAATTCACTTGCTTATGCGGCGGCACAAGCGGTGGCAGAAAAGCCGGGCTCCGTATATAACCCATTATTTATATATGGTCAATCAGGATTAGGAAAAACGCATTTGATGCATGCTATTGGAAATGGGATAAAAAAAACAAATCCAAAGGCAGCAGTGCTTTATCAAACAGCAGATAGATTTGTGAATGAATTTATTAATGCAATTCGCTTTGATAAGATTCATCGATTTAAGGCAAAATATCAAAACATTGACGTATTGTTAATTGATGATGTGCAGTTTATTTCCAACAAAGATCAGACTCAAGAGGCTTTTTTTCATATTTTCAATACCTTATATGAATCACATAAACAGATTATTTTTTCCAGTGATGTGGTTCCACAAAGTATGCAGGGAATTCCTGAACGATTACGCTCACGCATGGCATGGGGTTTGGTGGTGGATATTCATGCGCCTAAACTTGAAACTAAAATTGCAATTTTAAAACGTAAAGCACATGCAAGTAATGAAATGATAACTGATGATGTTGCTCATTTTATTGCCGAAACAGTTGATTCTAATATTCGTGAATTGGAAGGTGCGTTGATTCGTGTGATTGCATTTTCAGCATTAACAAAACAGCCAATCAATTTAGTATTGGCGCAAAAGGTATTGCAGCGTACTCAGACGGTGCAGCAACAAGCTATTGATTTTCATGCTATTGTAACGATCATAAAAAGGCATTTCCCTTATAATTTACAGCATTTACAATCTAAAAATAGAAATAAAGATATTGCACATATACGACAAATCACTATGTTTTTGATGAAAAAATATACCGATAGATCGCTACGTGATATAGGAACTTTTTTGGGTGGAAGAGATCATTCGACGGTAATGCATGCTTTTAATAAAATTGAGCAAGCAATTAAACAAGATGAAATATTTGCGCAACAGATACGGACTATTGAACGTGAACTTGTACAATAA
- a CDS encoding NUDIX domain-containing protein — protein sequence MNFFFQKLIDQATDDGVQKLSIAGVIIHDQKLLVLKRLPDDFMPNIYELPGGGLECNETLLDALYREIKEETSCIIDHIVGYVGYIDFPSSSGKLTRRFNFLVKPKTPFLITLSEHADYAWISPEDADNYDITVQTKGIIACVKENKIHYL from the coding sequence ATGAATTTCTTTTTCCAAAAGCTTATTGATCAAGCAACTGATGATGGCGTTCAAAAGTTATCAATTGCGGGTGTCATTATACATGATCAAAAATTACTTGTTTTGAAACGGCTTCCGGATGACTTTATGCCAAATATTTATGAACTGCCCGGAGGAGGTTTGGAGTGCAATGAAACATTGCTTGATGCGCTCTATCGTGAAATTAAAGAAGAAACAAGTTGTATAATTGATCATATAGTAGGTTATGTTGGTTATATTGATTTTCCTTCATCAAGTGGCAAGCTTACACGAAGATTTAATTTTTTGGTTAAGCCTAAAACTCCTTTTTTAATTACGTTATCAGAACATGCCGATTATGCATGGATATCTCCTGAAGATGCAGATAATTATGATATTACTGTACAAACTAAAGGGATTATTGCATGTGTAAAGGAAAACAAGATTCATTATTTATAA
- a CDS encoding N-acetylmuramoyl-L-alanine amidase, with amino-acid sequence MKKIALLLLSVVSLSANQLQKVYLHRAPHGQQLEETPQLELTKLVFYFSEKPTMHTIVHNDPEKTGWKHETFFFTLDTVDNACKAKLKDIQQNDTYYRIACTEVDHPRKGVRVELFYDPDNIACLCDTFDAITNHKGVAVRLVNKPFLNQMGSFERPLLQLASNKKPHVVIDCGHGGTDPGAIGFNAITEKDVTLGVGHSLAHLLKKKGCEVTLTRETDTFVSLDKRTEIINTIKPNAYISIHANSAGNKDVHGIETYCLHPNLFTVVQHAPSDQSLMFRELIKKNCSDSYHLAQKVHADILHHVNQQVVNQQTALHDRKVKHAVPQLLLGTNFPGILVELGFLTHPKEAQRLAQSDYQQQLAQGICNGLMHFLHI; translated from the coding sequence ATGAAAAAAATAGCATTGTTATTGTTGAGTGTTGTTTCGTTATCGGCAAACCAATTGCAAAAGGTGTATCTGCATCGTGCTCCCCATGGACAACAGTTGGAAGAAACGCCGCAACTTGAATTGACAAAATTAGTGTTTTATTTTTCAGAGAAGCCCACTATGCATACCATTGTGCATAATGATCCTGAAAAAACCGGTTGGAAGCATGAAACATTTTTTTTCACGTTAGATACTGTTGATAATGCATGTAAAGCTAAACTAAAAGATATACAACAGAATGATACCTATTATCGCATTGCATGTACCGAAGTTGATCATCCACGCAAAGGGGTGCGGGTAGAACTGTTTTATGATCCGGATAATATTGCTTGTTTATGTGATACATTTGATGCAATAACTAATCATAAAGGTGTGGCAGTACGTTTAGTGAACAAACCATTTTTAAATCAAATGGGTAGTTTTGAACGGCCGCTTTTGCAATTGGCTAGTAATAAAAAACCACACGTAGTTATCGACTGTGGTCATGGCGGCACCGATCCGGGGGCAATCGGTTTTAATGCAATTACTGAAAAAGATGTTACTCTCGGGGTGGGCCATTCATTGGCTCACCTTTTAAAAAAAAAAGGATGCGAGGTTACTTTAACGCGTGAAACCGATACATTTGTTTCTCTTGATAAACGTACAGAGATTATTAATACAATTAAACCGAATGCATATATTTCTATTCATGCAAATAGTGCGGGCAATAAAGATGTTCATGGTATCGAGACCTATTGTTTGCATCCCAATCTTTTTACCGTTGTGCAACATGCACCATCGGATCAATCATTAATGTTTCGTGAATTGATAAAAAAAAATTGCTCTGATAGTTATCATTTAGCGCAAAAAGTACATGCTGATATTTTACATCATGTTAACCAACAGGTTGTTAACCAGCAGACTGCATTACATGATCGTAAAGTTAAGCATGCAGTACCGCAGCTGTTACTCGGCACAAATTTCCCCGGCATTTTAGTAGAACTCGGTTTTTTAACACATCCGAAAGAAGCGCAACGCTTGGCACAATCAGACTATCAACAACAATTGGCGCAAGGCATCTGTAACGGCTTGATGCATTTTTTACATATTTGA
- a CDS encoding C39 family peptidase: MKRLMTIALCVITLCVYAQKEPWTWHYHKMMPQNMPIKKNEIVFSKIDVPAFTQLLFSWNAFRPQKGHFSFYVQVRNAKQKQWGPWHKMVDWGNNIQKSYESRSDGTCKYLYVRLETEQNQKADAFRIKMMADNADLAQIKSFTVNASDLTKFNNESTFFGSLPSVLVDAVPQKSQLVLSHAKKRMMCSPTSCSMMLEYLTDKKINPLDFAQKSYDYGLNAYGSWPFNTAHAFECADGKTQFYIARLHSFEILHKKLQEGVPVVVSVRGDITGAPKVYNNGHLLVVIGYDAQKSRVICHDPAALTDQETFKEYPMQSFVRAWERSRRLSYIAVPKVA, encoded by the coding sequence ATGAAACGTTTAATGACAATAGCTTTGTGTGTTATAACGCTTTGTGTTTATGCACAAAAAGAACCTTGGACATGGCATTATCATAAAATGATGCCACAAAATATGCCTATTAAAAAAAATGAAATAGTTTTTAGTAAAATCGATGTACCTGCATTTACTCAACTGTTATTCAGTTGGAATGCATTCAGGCCGCAAAAAGGTCATTTTTCATTTTATGTACAAGTGCGCAATGCAAAACAAAAACAGTGGGGTCCATGGCATAAAATGGTCGATTGGGGTAATAACATACAAAAATCGTATGAATCCCGTTCTGATGGAACCTGTAAGTATCTTTATGTACGCTTGGAAACAGAGCAAAATCAAAAGGCTGATGCGTTTCGTATAAAAATGATGGCAGATAATGCTGATTTAGCGCAGATAAAAAGTTTTACTGTCAATGCATCTGATTTAACTAAATTTAATAATGAATCGACTTTTTTTGGATCATTACCTTCTGTATTGGTTGATGCAGTGCCGCAAAAATCACAATTGGTATTATCTCATGCAAAAAAACGTATGATGTGCTCTCCCACTTCATGCAGTATGATGCTTGAGTATTTAACTGATAAAAAAATAAATCCATTGGATTTTGCACAAAAATCATATGATTATGGATTAAATGCCTATGGGAGTTGGCCATTTAATACTGCGCATGCATTTGAATGTGCTGATGGAAAAACACAGTTTTATATTGCACGATTACATTCATTTGAAATATTACACAAAAAATTGCAGGAAGGAGTTCCGGTTGTGGTGAGTGTGCGTGGTGATATTACCGGTGCACCAAAAGTTTATAATAATGGACATTTATTGGTTGTCATTGGTTATGATGCACAAAAAAGTAGGGTGATTTGTCATGATCCTGCAGCATTAACTGATCAAGAAACGTTCAAAGAGTATCCCATGCAAAGTTTTGTGCGTGCATGGGAACGTTCACGGAGGTTATCATATATTGCAGTGCCAAAAGTGGCATAA
- a CDS encoding phosphatidylserine decarboxylase family protein: MLWELLSTNLLWTQGLTLLLFIIAGWILSFLIYRPLSYLLLFFFLFCVWFFRNPQRACPELQSDKSVIVSPADGKIVDITFGDVGNGFAQKVSIFLSVFDAHVNWIPFDGTVSHTAYHEGSFTLAFLPKSSTLNERNDVFIKTNNGKRLMVRQIAGTIARRICCWVHAGDMVKACDTFGMIRFGSRVELFLPEDVSLEVGIGQMIVGGQTVIGRWQSSW; this comes from the coding sequence ATGTTGTGGGAATTGTTATCAACGAATTTGTTGTGGACTCAAGGTTTAACTTTGTTGCTGTTTATTATAGCAGGTTGGATTTTATCTTTTTTAATATATCGTCCATTGAGTTATCTATTGTTATTCTTTTTTTTATTTTGTGTGTGGTTCTTCCGCAATCCGCAACGTGCCTGTCCTGAATTGCAATCGGACAAAAGTGTTATTGTATCACCTGCTGATGGTAAAATAGTTGATATAACTTTTGGTGATGTTGGCAACGGCTTTGCACAAAAAGTTTCAATTTTTCTTTCAGTTTTTGATGCACATGTCAATTGGATTCCTTTCGATGGTACTGTTTCGCATACAGCATATCATGAAGGATCTTTTACTTTGGCATTTTTGCCTAAAAGTTCAACACTCAATGAGCGTAATGATGTTTTTATTAAAACAAACAATGGTAAACGTTTGATGGTCAGACAAATTGCAGGAACTATTGCGCGGCGCATTTGTTGTTGGGTGCATGCAGGCGATATGGTTAAAGCATGTGATACCTTTGGCATGATTCGTTTTGGCTCACGTGTTGAACTGTTTTTGCCTGAAGATGTTTCACTTGAAGTTGGCATTGGCCAAATGATTGTTGGTGGCCAAACGGTGATTGGTCGTTGGCAATCTAGTTGGTGA
- a CDS encoding FAD/NAD(P)-binding oxidoreductase, giving the protein MKKKYIIIGNSAAGVAAMRTLRKYDKDAHIICFSDEQEPPYNKCFLADYLGKEKTQKQTYTLTLQQAEQLDIDLRLGMRVVDITSDNRNVMLQNGQSESYDALLIATGTGPIWPNIDQIKLYGNVFAFHNLRDAQKIYSFIEQNRPKKAVVIGSGLSGIEAADALHAHNIEVTVVEKDNQILSRHVVAQGADLIEQMMHKKNITLYKNRTVTSASGNGGLLNQVTLSDATCLDTDLVIVAVGLKQNLMLAQKANVKTNAHGIEVNAYLQTSQPKIFAAGDVIATIDQLTGNSIASCTWPDAMQQGMHAALAMTENHKPYNGTSIITSSAFFDLKFFNCGPTSDTSGVYDIIERSGDAFYHRYVCLDGILKGFCLVGNTQQYAKLRRSLLLKQPLNI; this is encoded by the coding sequence ATGAAGAAAAAATATATCATTATCGGTAATTCAGCAGCAGGCGTTGCAGCAATGCGAACGTTGCGTAAATATGACAAAGATGCACATATTATATGTTTTTCCGATGAACAAGAACCGCCATATAACAAATGTTTTTTAGCCGATTATCTTGGTAAAGAAAAAACACAAAAACAAACCTATACATTAACGTTGCAACAGGCAGAACAATTAGATATAGATCTTCGTTTGGGTATGCGTGTTGTTGATATTACGTCTGATAACAGGAATGTTATGTTGCAAAATGGACAGTCAGAATCATATGACGCATTATTAATTGCAACTGGAACAGGTCCAATCTGGCCTAATATCGATCAAATTAAACTTTATGGCAATGTTTTTGCTTTTCATAATTTACGGGATGCACAAAAAATATATTCCTTTATCGAACAAAATAGGCCAAAAAAAGCGGTAGTAATTGGATCGGGATTAAGTGGTATCGAAGCGGCCGATGCATTGCATGCGCATAATATTGAGGTAACTGTTGTTGAAAAGGACAACCAAATATTATCACGTCATGTGGTTGCGCAAGGTGCAGATCTAATTGAGCAGATGATGCACAAAAAAAATATTACTTTGTATAAAAACAGAACAGTAACTTCAGCATCAGGAAATGGTGGATTGCTCAATCAAGTTACTTTATCTGATGCTACTTGTTTAGATACAGACTTAGTTATTGTTGCTGTTGGACTCAAGCAAAATCTTATGCTTGCACAAAAAGCAAATGTTAAAACTAACGCGCATGGTATTGAGGTCAATGCTTATTTACAGACATCACAACCGAAGATCTTTGCAGCGGGAGATGTTATTGCAACTATTGATCAATTGACCGGCAATAGTATTGCTAGTTGTACCTGGCCTGATGCTATGCAACAAGGGATGCATGCAGCGCTGGCAATGACAGAAAATCATAAACCATATAATGGCACATCAATTATTACCAGTTCAGCCTTTTTTGATCTTAAATTTTTCAATTGTGGACCAACTTCTGATACATCCGGTGTATATGATATAATTGAGCGTTCAGGTGATGCATTTTATCATCGCTATGTATGCCTAGATGGCATATTAAAGGGGTTTTGTCTGGTAGGCAACACGCAACAATATGCAAAATTGCGTCGCAGTTTACTCCTGAAACAGCCGCTTAATATCTGA
- a CDS encoding NUDIX hydrolase translates to MSENERVMLSEKEEIIDIVDERDCVLRSMPRDIAFAQDIGYRRAVLAFLKNKQGKLCFLRRAEHLTYLPNHYALVGGCVQAGELYDDAMKREVAEEVNIEVISYKKLAIVTPQETQTRLFKALYEVEVDCDELVYCPTAFSSYIWLSPEEFCDQVKTCQLDPVAPDLCYLMQKFYSLVTE, encoded by the coding sequence ATGTCTGAAAATGAACGCGTTATGTTAAGTGAAAAAGAAGAAATAATTGATATTGTCGATGAACGTGATTGTGTATTGCGTTCGATGCCGCGTGACATAGCTTTTGCTCAAGATATTGGTTATCGTCGTGCAGTGTTGGCGTTTTTAAAAAATAAGCAGGGCAAACTCTGTTTTTTAAGGCGCGCAGAACATTTGACCTATTTGCCAAATCATTACGCTTTGGTAGGTGGCTGTGTGCAGGCGGGTGAGTTGTATGACGATGCTATGAAGCGTGAGGTTGCCGAAGAGGTAAATATTGAGGTTATTTCTTATAAAAAATTGGCAATTGTCACACCGCAAGAAACGCAAACACGTTTGTTCAAAGCACTTTATGAAGTTGAAGTTGATTGTGATGAGCTTGTTTATTGTCCGACTGCTTTTAGTTCATATATTTGGTTATCACCGGAAGAATTTTGTGATCAAGTCAAAACGTGTCAATTAGATCCGGTAGCTCCTGATTTGTGTTATTTAATGCAGAAATTTTATAGTTTAGTTACTGAGTAA
- a CDS encoding TlyA family RNA methyltransferase, protein MKKIRLDQLIQEKYPQYSRRQIQSWIMQRKVMVDDKIVDKAGTQVRPDVQLDLSVEEPKFVGRAGFKLEKALDHFNIDVAGLVVLDAGLSTGGFTDCLLQRGAKEIFGVDVGHGQVHEKIRQNERVHVMERTNLRYITPETIGVPIDLITLDLSFISILKVMDAIDQLLKVDGLLVTLIKPQFEAEKHQVGKGGIIKDQKVHDQVIEKVTDGIMQYGYELIGVTESPILGTEGNKEFLAAFKKRRRSD, encoded by the coding sequence ATGAAAAAAATACGACTTGATCAATTAATCCAAGAGAAATATCCGCAATATAGTCGTCGGCAGATTCAAAGTTGGATTATGCAACGTAAAGTGATGGTTGACGATAAAATAGTTGATAAAGCAGGGACGCAAGTGAGACCTGATGTACAGCTTGACCTTTCAGTTGAAGAGCCTAAATTTGTAGGTCGTGCCGGATTTAAACTGGAAAAAGCATTAGATCATTTTAATATTGATGTAGCCGGTTTGGTTGTTTTGGATGCGGGACTTTCCACCGGTGGATTCACAGATTGCTTGTTGCAACGTGGAGCAAAAGAGATTTTTGGTGTTGATGTTGGTCATGGGCAAGTGCATGAAAAAATCAGACAAAATGAACGGGTACATGTTATGGAGCGTACTAATTTGCGTTATATCACTCCTGAGACCATTGGTGTGCCGATTGATTTAATTACCTTGGATTTATCATTTATCTCAATCTTAAAAGTGATGGACGCCATTGATCAACTGCTTAAAGTTGATGGATTACTCGTTACTTTGATTAAACCGCAATTTGAGGCTGAAAAACATCAAGTGGGCAAGGGTGGTATTATTAAAGATCAAAAAGTGCATGATCAAGTGATTGAAAAGGTAACTGATGGGATTATGCAATATGGTTATGAATTGATTGGTGTTACCGAATCGCCGATTTTAGGAACTGAAGGAAATAAAGAATTTTTAGCTGCTTTTAAAAAAAGGCGGCGCTCAGATTAA
- a CDS encoding trypsin-like peptidase domain-containing protein yields MNIGKSLITTVLAGISFVVFCVISLLFYNLYDLKRTVTSLQTAPQVQHASGGKQIIEKIVAKSEVWRPIQQQVKDTVVQVFAQISETDLLQPYKTPAQYSSTGSAFFINEQGDLLTNAHVVDQAKSLWIQIPSLGKRIIQVEVVGVSPERDIALIRVIPEDIKVIRNALGRIPYLPLGDSDLVFRSDEVLALGYPLGQQSVKSTTGVISGREHHYIQMSAPINPGNSGGPLVNINGEVVGINSAGVTEAQNIGYIIPINDAKIILPDLYKIKLLRKPFLGVLFNNASESLTEYLGNPQPGGCYVVEVVKNSTLYNAGVQRGDMIYEINGHRLDVYGEMNVPWSEDKISIIDYVSRLAIGEDVKLTIYRNGQRKELSVKFSQAELPSIHKIYPGYETVDYEIFGGMVVMQLTANHIQGMRKSIQGLARYAEMKNQKHPVLLITHIFPTSELFKTRSVTMGATLNEVNGEEVHTLQDLRKVLKDHASSKFLTLLVSDNLTMTTDNVFVVLPMDILVAQEQQLSRDYHYPITSTAQEILKKRGLAAQIQNVSL; encoded by the coding sequence ATGAATATTGGTAAATCATTGATCACCACCGTTTTGGCGGGTATATCCTTTGTCGTTTTTTGTGTAATTAGTTTGCTTTTTTATAATCTATATGATTTAAAGCGTACGGTAACATCGTTACAAACAGCACCACAAGTACAGCATGCTAGTGGAGGTAAACAAATAATTGAAAAGATTGTAGCCAAAAGTGAAGTATGGCGTCCGATTCAACAACAAGTAAAAGATACGGTGGTGCAAGTGTTTGCACAGATTTCTGAAACCGATCTTTTGCAACCATATAAAACACCTGCGCAATATTCTTCAACCGGGTCTGCTTTTTTTATTAATGAACAGGGCGATTTATTAACCAATGCCCATGTTGTAGACCAAGCAAAATCGTTGTGGATTCAAATCCCATCATTGGGTAAGCGAATTATTCAAGTAGAAGTTGTCGGGGTGAGTCCTGAACGAGATATTGCGTTAATTCGTGTGATTCCTGAAGATATAAAGGTTATTCGCAATGCATTAGGGCGCATTCCCTATCTTCCACTTGGCGATTCAGATTTAGTATTCCGATCCGATGAAGTTTTAGCACTTGGCTATCCGTTAGGGCAACAATCAGTTAAAAGTACGACCGGCGTTATTAGTGGTCGCGAACATCATTATATTCAGATGAGTGCACCAATCAATCCGGGTAATTCAGGTGGGCCACTGGTTAATATTAACGGTGAAGTTGTGGGTATTAATTCTGCGGGAGTGACTGAAGCACAAAATATTGGTTACATCATTCCAATTAATGATGCAAAAATAATTTTACCCGATTTGTATAAAATTAAACTGTTACGTAAACCGTTTTTGGGCGTCTTGTTCAATAATGCGAGCGAAAGTTTGACTGAATATTTGGGCAATCCGCAACCGGGTGGTTGTTATGTGGTTGAAGTGGTCAAAAATAGTACCCTTTATAATGCCGGTGTGCAACGTGGCGATATGATTTATGAAATTAATGGGCATCGACTTGATGTGTATGGTGAAATGAATGTGCCATGGTCAGAAGACAAAATCTCCATTATTGATTACGTTTCACGATTGGCAATTGGTGAGGATGTGAAGTTGACCATTTATCGCAATGGACAGCGCAAGGAGCTTTCGGTGAAATTTAGCCAAGCAGAACTGCCTTCTATTCATAAAATTTATCCGGGATATGAAACGGTAGATTACGAAATTTTTGGTGGCATGGTGGTCATGCAATTAACGGCTAATCATATTCAAGGCATGAGAAAAAGCATTCAAGGGCTGGCTCGTTATGCAGAAATGAAAAATCAAAAGCATCCGGTATTATTAATTACTCATATTTTTCCAACGTCTGAACTGTTCAAAACACGTAGCGTAACAATGGGTGCTACACTCAATGAAGTTAACGGAGAAGAAGTGCATACGTTGCAAGATTTACGTAAAGTCCTCAAAGATCATGCAAGCAGTAAATTTTTGACGTTATTGGTTTCAGATAATTTAACTATGACAACTGATAATGTATTTGTTGTGTTGCCAATGGATATTCTTGTTGCACAAGAGCAACAGCTATCACGTGATTATCATTATCCAATTACATCAACCGCGCAAGAAATATTAAAAAAACGTGGGTTAGCTGCACAAATACAGAATGTATCATTATAA
- a CDS encoding glycine--tRNA ligase translates to MILKETPKNLVTLDTLVALCKRRGFIFQTAEIYGGLNGFYDFGHLGTLLKENIRQAWRNSLFNDKGEIVFLEGSIVGPEAMWVASGHVQNFHDPMVDCVECKHRYRADHIDLEKSCPNCGKKKWTEVRTFNMMFKTNIGASEAHSNIGYLRPETAQSIFVNFKNVLSTARVKLPFGIAQIGKAFRNEITPKQFLFRMREFEQMEIEWFCEADDANQMFEFWRDKRLQFYTELGINKDKLRLHKHEKEELAHYSTQTDDIEYNFPFGWKELEGIAHRGNFDLTQHTQHSGKDLAVFNEQTKTSVIPDVIECSVGTDRLLLTILFDSYREDTVGGEARTYFAFKPSIAPIKAAFFPLSKKLEESARTVFNEIRKTIPNIQFDVSGSIGKRYRRQDEIGTPLCFTYDFDSEETQTITVRDRNTTEQERIAIDQILPYIQKILAS, encoded by the coding sequence ATGATTTTGAAAGAAACGCCAAAGAATCTCGTAACGCTTGATACCCTTGTTGCTTTATGCAAACGTCGTGGTTTTATTTTCCAAACTGCTGAAATTTACGGTGGCCTAAATGGGTTTTATGACTTTGGTCATTTAGGAACCTTATTAAAAGAAAACATAAGACAAGCATGGCGGAATTCATTATTTAATGACAAAGGTGAAATTGTCTTCCTTGAAGGATCTATCGTGGGTCCTGAGGCAATGTGGGTCGCATCCGGCCATGTTCAAAACTTTCATGATCCAATGGTCGATTGTGTGGAATGCAAACATCGTTATCGTGCTGATCATATAGATCTTGAAAAATCATGTCCAAATTGTGGCAAAAAAAAATGGACCGAAGTTCGCACCTTCAATATGATGTTCAAAACAAATATCGGTGCATCTGAGGCGCATAGCAACATCGGTTATCTACGTCCTGAAACAGCTCAATCAATCTTTGTAAACTTCAAAAATGTACTTTCAACCGCTCGAGTAAAACTCCCATTTGGCATTGCACAAATCGGTAAAGCATTTCGTAATGAAATCACACCCAAACAGTTTTTATTCAGAATGCGTGAATTTGAACAGATGGAAATAGAATGGTTCTGCGAAGCTGATGATGCCAATCAAATGTTTGAATTTTGGCGAGACAAACGTTTACAATTCTATACTGAGTTAGGCATAAATAAAGACAAACTTCGTCTACATAAACATGAAAAAGAAGAACTTGCACATTATTCCACACAAACTGATGATATTGAGTATAATTTTCCTTTTGGCTGGAAAGAACTGGAAGGCATCGCACATCGTGGAAATTTTGATTTAACACAACATACACAACATTCAGGCAAAGATCTGGCTGTATTTAATGAACAGACTAAAACATCTGTCATCCCTGACGTTATCGAATGCTCAGTAGGAACTGATCGTTTATTACTCACTATTCTATTTGATAGTTATCGTGAAGACACCGTTGGCGGTGAAGCGCGCACCTATTTTGCATTTAAACCTTCAATCGCTCCTATCAAAGCTGCGTTTTTCCCCTTGAGTAAAAAGCTGGAAGAATCTGCGCGTACTGTTTTTAATGAAATAAGAAAAACAATACCAAACATTCAATTTGATGTTTCAGGCTCTATTGGTAAACGGTATCGTCGACAAGATGAAATAGGTACACCCCTATGCTTTACTTATGATTTTGATAGTGAAGAAACGCAAACAATAACTGTCCGCGATCGCAATACAACTGAACAAGAACGCATTGCAATTGACCAGATATTGCCCTATATTCAAAAAATATTAGCTTCATAA